In a genomic window of Tripterygium wilfordii isolate XIE 37 chromosome 8, ASM1340144v1, whole genome shotgun sequence:
- the LOC120003875 gene encoding epoxide hydrolase A-like produces the protein MEKIEHTTVSTNGIKMHVASIGTGPVILFLHGFPELWYSWRHQLLSLSSRGYRCIAPDLRGYGDTDAPPSPSSYSVHHLVGDLVGLLDALAIEQVFLVGHDWGAYVGWWFCLLRPDRVKALVNMSVAFTPRNPQFKPIDGMRAVLGDDFYICRFQEPREIEEEFAQFDTETVLRKFYALRDTRPLFLPKQVGLKGLPHDSSLTPWLSKEDIDYFASKYSQKGFTGGLNYYRVLNINWELTGPWTSAQIKIPTKFVIGDMDIAYYMPGMKDYIHGGGFKKDVPYLQDVVVMEGVAHYIHEEKPEEINDHIYDFIKTF, from the exons ATGGAGAAGATAGAGCACACAACAGTGTCCACaaatggcatcaaaatgcatgtaGCATCAATCGGCACGGGCCCAGTGATTCTCTTCCTACACGGCTTCCCTGAGCTCTGGTACTCGTGGCGCCACCAGCTCCTCTCTCTTTCCTCCCGCGGCTACCGCTGCATCGCCCCCGACCTCCGCGGCTATGGCGACACAGATGCTCCTCCATCACCGAGCTCGTATTCTGTCCACCACTTAGTGGGCGACCTCGTCGGCCTCCTCGACGCTCTGGCGATTGAACAGGTTTTCCTAGTCGGCCACGATTGGGGGGCGTATGTGGGGTGGTGGTTTTGTCTTCTTAGGCCTGATAGGGTTAAGGCTTTGGTCAATATGAGCGTGGCGTTCACACCGCGGAATCCACAATTTAAGCCTATCGATGGAATGAGGGCTGTGCTTGGGGATGATTTCTACATCTGCAGGTTTCAG GAACCTAGAGAGATTGAAGAAGAGTTTGCTCAATTTGACACTGAAACAGTGCTGAGGAAGTTTTATGCATTGCGCGACACACGGCCTCTTTTTCTACCTAAACAAGTAGGATTAAAAGGTTTGCCTCATGATTCAAGCTTGACGCCTTGGCTCTCGAAGGAAGATATCGATTACTTTGCCAGCAAATATAGCCAGAAAGGGTTCACTGGAGGACTGAACTATTACCGAGTGCTCAACAT AAACTGGGAGCTCACTGGACCTTGGACGAGCGCTCAAATCAAAATACCGACGAAGTTTGTTATTGGCGATATGGACATTGCCTATTATATGCCAGGCATGAAGGATTACATTCACGGTGGTGGCTTCAAGAAGGATGTGCCGTATTTGCAAGATGTGGTAGTTATGGAAGGGGTAGCCCACTACATCCATGAAGAAAAGCCTGAGGAAATCAACGACCACATTTACGACTTTATAAAAACATTTTGA